Genomic window (Granulicella arctica):
GTGGCAATCGGACAGGCTCCAGCTGCTCCTCCAGCACAGAGGCACAAGGTGGCGGTCCTGGACTTCGGGTATGCGAGCGTGATGACGTCAACGCAGGCAGTCTTCGGAACGCAGCAGAATATTGGCAAGGGCATCTCGGACATGCTGGTCGATCGCCTGACGAACGATGGGACGTACCGCGTTATTGAGCGCAATGCGATCCAAAAGGTGTTGAGCGAGCAGAACTTCTCGAACAGTGATCGCGTCGATGCGAGTTCTGCGGCGAAGATCGGCAAGATCCTCGGTGTCGATGCAATTATTACGGGTGATATCACTCAGTTTGGTCGCGACGATAAGAACATGAACCTCGGCGGTGCGGGCGGCGGCTGGACCGGCTATGCGCTTGGCAAGGTTGGCAACACGAAATCGAAGGCTGTGGTGGCGATTACAGCGCGGCTGATCGATGCCAATACCGGTGAGGTGCTGGCTTCGACGACGAGTAAGGGTGAATCAAAGCGCTCGGGCGGCTTCCTCGACGGCGGCGGTGGGAACTGGCACAGCGGCGGCAGTGGTGGCGCGAGCATGGGCAGCAGCAACTTTGCGGAGACGATTATTGGCGAGGCGACTGTCTCGGCTGTGACGCAGCTTGCGTCCGGACTTGAGGCCGGGTCGGAGAAGTTTGCCGTAGCTGAGGCTATCCCG
Coding sequences:
- a CDS encoding CsgG/HfaB family protein gives rise to the protein MQVKKVLVGVIFLTMAAVAIGQAPAAPPAQRHKVAVLDFGYASVMTSTQAVFGTQQNIGKGISDMLVDRLTNDGTYRVIERNAIQKVLSEQNFSNSDRVDASSAAKIGKILGVDAIITGDITQFGRDDKNMNLGGAGGGWTGYALGKVGNTKSKAVVAITARLIDANTGEVLASTTSKGESKRSGGFLDGGGGNWHSGGSGGASMGSSNFAETIIGEATVSAVTQLASGLEAGSEKFAVAEAIPVTGMVADVAGNDIIINVGMTAGVRVGDRLMVTHPVRTVKDPSTGKVIRTIENTVGELTITSSDATSAVGTFKGSPSPKVGDSVKSPSK